The DNA region ATGATGACTTCCAGGGGCAGACTGCTTTCGTCAATCACCTGGCGCACGGTGTCCTGATGGGGCTGAAAGGTGGCGACGATGACTTCCCCGGTGACGATCGGGTGCACGCCCCGCTGGTGCAGGGTCTGGACGAAGTCCGGCGGGGGCGGTTCGGCCAGCACCTGCTGCCGCTGCCGTTGCGGATCGTAGAGCACCGCCCCATTTTCCACCACGGCTTGCTCGAACAGTTCCAGCCGGTCGCACACCTGGAGCAATTCGGGCAGCACCCGGCCGGTGATCAAGAGCAGGCGCAAGCCGGCGGCGCGGGCCGCTGTCAGCTCCGCCCACACCTCAGCGGGGACCATGCCGTCGTGGGCGAGCGTTCCGTCATA from Thermogemmata fonticola includes:
- a CDS encoding HAD family hydrolase; this translates as MRWRALATDYDGTLAHDGMVPAEVWAELTAARAAGLRLLLITGRVLPELLQVCDRLELFEQAVVENGAVLYDPQRQRQQVLAEPPPPDFVQTLHQRGVHPIVTGEVIVATFQPHQDTVRQVIDESSLPLEVIMNKDAVMVLPRGVDKAFGLKRLLEQLRLSPQEVIGVGDAENDLTFLELCGLRVAVANALPQVQAAVHWTTPSPRGAGVRELLQRWRQGQLDALREGN